A stretch of the Archangium violaceum genome encodes the following:
- a CDS encoding tetratricopeptide repeat protein, translating into MGTSRLHALLLAAATLVAPGSAHAAEASPVSRPSVKELSSRLQQVSGQLQAAEENLRFVETQYTQRPEPGETEMQLRRFSDGEIQYLLGDWPAASVLFYDLVGDPRFRDNPRYPDALFYLSDSLYQQQNYIAARIYLRELLTLPHTSHYREALVRYLEVASRLNQFTGLDEYIERARSLSGGQLPPELEYVYAKWLFKRTDLPDDQRRERARAAFEPLARTAGGRFQKQSAYFLGVLSVQAGDYAGAVEQFRPLAAGTPEQPELVRLKELASLSLARLLYELGRYDEALDRYAEVPRESESFVDSLYEMAWVHVKKGDFAKAKNATDMLLLVGPESTLAPEARLLQGHLQLKLRNYDEATSTYEGVIGTYKPVRDQVDGLLRENQDPIAYFDNLLARNERTLDITTLLPPMALKFATTQKEVADALRMQKDIDSSQQGVEESKAIATRILLALDERGLEVFPELQEGYLRADAVDSALVRSEQWLVQVEGDVLRDKLTPEERTALEGVRHEREALGKRLATLPTNQEELKARQQRMQDRVDELDREAFQLGFELQSMNAIATAVRKWLDDTREESQATPEEEKEFLTQLRNEEQTARALQDELQRLRSRLADERASSNAYVSGEHVLREQYRETLRREHALMAAAEQRLSGDDAALVARTHETRQRSDALRARVEVARQVLRAQVEQRGRVIRDKVLAEQKLLQDYHQEVASVTGSARHLVGRIAFESIQKVRKQFYDLVLKADVGLVDVAFTRKQDKTTEIQQLSVQKDEELRSLEKEFEEVLKDVN; encoded by the coding sequence TTGGGTACGTCGCGCCTCCATGCCCTGCTGCTCGCGGCGGCCACGCTCGTGGCTCCTGGTTCCGCGCATGCCGCGGAGGCCTCGCCCGTCTCCCGCCCCTCCGTCAAGGAGCTGTCCTCGCGCCTGCAGCAGGTGTCCGGTCAGCTCCAGGCGGCCGAGGAGAACCTCCGCTTCGTCGAGACGCAGTACACCCAGCGTCCCGAGCCCGGTGAGACGGAGATGCAGCTGCGGCGCTTCTCCGACGGGGAGATTCAATACCTGCTGGGCGACTGGCCCGCCGCGTCGGTGCTCTTCTACGACCTGGTGGGAGACCCCCGGTTCCGCGACAACCCGCGCTACCCGGACGCGCTCTTCTACCTCTCGGACTCGCTCTACCAGCAGCAGAACTACATCGCCGCGCGCATCTACCTGCGCGAGCTGCTCACGCTCCCCCACACGAGCCACTACCGGGAAGCGCTCGTGCGCTACCTGGAGGTCGCCAGTCGGCTCAACCAGTTCACGGGACTCGACGAGTACATCGAACGGGCCCGGAGCCTGTCGGGCGGCCAGCTGCCTCCGGAGCTCGAGTACGTCTACGCCAAGTGGCTCTTCAAGCGGACGGACCTGCCGGATGACCAGCGGCGGGAGCGGGCCCGAGCCGCCTTCGAGCCGCTGGCCCGGACGGCCGGTGGACGCTTCCAGAAGCAGAGCGCGTACTTCCTGGGTGTGCTGTCCGTGCAGGCCGGCGACTACGCGGGCGCCGTGGAGCAGTTCCGCCCCCTGGCGGCCGGCACGCCCGAGCAGCCGGAGCTCGTGCGCCTGAAGGAGCTGGCCAGTCTTTCGCTGGCGCGGCTGCTCTACGAGCTGGGCCGCTACGACGAGGCGCTCGACCGCTACGCGGAGGTTCCGCGCGAGAGCGAGTCCTTCGTGGATTCGCTCTACGAGATGGCCTGGGTGCACGTGAAGAAGGGGGACTTCGCGAAGGCGAAGAACGCCACGGACATGCTCCTGCTGGTGGGGCCCGAGTCCACCCTCGCCCCCGAGGCCCGCCTGCTCCAGGGACACCTGCAGCTCAAGCTGAGGAACTACGACGAGGCCACTTCCACGTATGAGGGCGTCATCGGCACCTACAAGCCGGTGCGCGACCAGGTGGACGGGCTGCTGAGGGAGAACCAGGACCCCATCGCGTACTTCGACAACCTGCTGGCGCGCAACGAGCGCACCCTGGACATCACCACGCTGCTGCCGCCGATGGCGCTCAAGTTCGCCACCACGCAGAAGGAGGTGGCGGACGCGCTGCGGATGCAGAAGGACATCGACAGCAGCCAGCAGGGCGTGGAGGAGTCGAAGGCCATCGCCACGCGCATCCTCCTGGCCCTGGACGAGCGCGGCCTCGAGGTGTTCCCCGAATTGCAGGAGGGCTACCTCCGGGCGGACGCGGTGGACAGCGCGCTCGTGCGCTCGGAGCAGTGGTTGGTGCAGGTGGAGGGGGACGTGCTGCGCGACAAGCTCACCCCCGAGGAGCGCACCGCGCTGGAGGGCGTGCGCCACGAGCGGGAGGCCCTGGGCAAACGCCTGGCCACCCTTCCCACCAACCAGGAGGAGCTGAAGGCACGTCAGCAGCGGATGCAGGACCGGGTGGACGAGCTGGACCGCGAGGCCTTCCAGCTGGGCTTCGAGCTGCAGAGCATGAACGCCATCGCCACCGCGGTGCGCAAGTGGCTGGACGACACGCGCGAGGAGAGCCAGGCCACTCCCGAGGAGGAGAAGGAGTTCCTCACCCAGCTGCGCAACGAGGAACAGACGGCGCGGGCGCTCCAGGACGAGCTGCAACGGCTGCGCTCGCGCCTGGCGGACGAGCGCGCCTCCTCCAACGCCTACGTCTCGGGAGAGCACGTGCTGCGCGAGCAGTACCGGGAGACCCTGCGCCGCGAGCACGCGCTCATGGCCGCGGCCGAGCAGCGGCTGTCTGGAGACGACGCGGCGCTGGTGGCCCGGACCCACGAGACGCGCCAGCGCTCCGACGCCCTGCGCGCCCGGGTGGAGGTGGCCCGGCAGGTGCTGCGTGCCCAGGTGGAGCAGCGCGGCAGGGTCATCCGCGACAAGGTGCTGGCCGAGCAGAAGCTCCTCCAGGACTACCACCAGGAGGTGGCCAGCGTGACGGGCAGCGCGCGCCACCTGGTGGGCCGCATCGCCTTCGAGAGCATCCAGAAGGTACGCAAGCAGTTCTATGACCTGGTCCTCAAGGCGGACGTGGGGCTGGTGGACGTGGCCTTCACGCGCAAGCAGGACAAGACGACAGAAATCCAGCAGCTGTCCGTGCAGAAGGACGAGGAGCTGCGCTCCCTGGAGAAGGAGTTCGAGGAAGTCCTCAAGGATGTGAACTAG
- a CDS encoding tetratricopeptide repeat protein: MRRPLLLTLLTLATARAAAQDPARPEPAAAAPQQQPVRSRFAGLGRTPEQEKLLEELSEAVQRYEEESREYKREVQRLIEKKYQERRDRLSEAYEQTLSHLEVQERQERQEAIARFEEFLRRYPDEQRYTPDVMFRLAELYFERSSDAHNVAMREHQEKLRTLPENAEPPAEPQVDFNPSIALYRQLLSRFPDYRLNDGAWYLLGYCLQEQRAFEEGRVAYQQIITHYPKSRFATEAWVRIGEYYFDNPDTLPQAAEAYEAAIRNTSHPLYDRALYKLGWTYYRLDRFDEAVDRFIALVDFYEAQRAATGSDAGGDLRTEALQYTAISFADEQWGGLDKARAYFARIGPRPYEPELYRRLGDVYFDQTNHEAAIAAWRLVLEKEPLAPDAPLLQQRIVQAYERDRKLTESSAEAQKLSELYSPGSAWYQKHQRDPDVLATANDLTEKSLYSSAIYHHQQALVFKQEGKVDQAKASFEMAATGYGKYLERFPRSKNAYEIEFYAAECLYNSLRFAEAARHYEAVRDSTLGNKYFAESAFSAVLAWQKQLEVDIKAGKQPEPTPLRSTERPEGRAVTPTPLTPLEAKLVAASDIHVAKLPTSERNPTLAYKAAELYYAHDDFPEARRRFEAIVKAWPQHEVARFSTNLIVESFLIDQDWKSVEEVSGKLANNKDVIDPTSDLHKDLVRFKLAGRFKLADQLLAEGKYEEAAAKYIELVDEAPRHEFADKALNNAAVAYEKTQRFDSALKLYERIFREYPSSPLADGALFRVAVNAENSYDFDKAVDSYQKLVKDYPASKDREAALFNAARLLEGQQRYAEAAAAFQRYAELFPKAEDAPRNQYQAALILEKQQDWKGEIRALESFVRKFASQPAQVELVVEARRRIGDAWAKQKNEKEALRAYAASADEFDRRKLQPDTHPRAADAAAYSRFHLAEAELRRFDALKIGGKGKALERSFTAKRTAVKSVNDAYARVFPYKRLEWTLAALYRRGYALERFANTIIETPVPPDVKRLGEEAVVAYQDLLSQQTATLEDAAVESYAATLQEARKSRISNEWTKKTLESLHRFRPKEYPVLKEPKDAIASDLLYPEGPLEGGQ, translated from the coding sequence ATGCGCCGCCCCCTGCTGCTCACCCTCCTGACGTTGGCCACCGCGCGGGCCGCCGCGCAGGACCCGGCGCGTCCCGAGCCGGCCGCCGCCGCGCCCCAGCAGCAACCGGTGCGCTCGCGCTTCGCGGGCCTGGGCCGCACGCCCGAGCAGGAGAAGCTGCTGGAGGAGCTCAGCGAGGCCGTCCAGCGCTACGAGGAGGAGTCGCGCGAATACAAGCGCGAGGTGCAGCGCCTCATCGAGAAGAAGTACCAGGAGCGGCGCGATCGGCTGTCGGAGGCGTACGAGCAGACGCTCTCGCACCTGGAGGTCCAGGAGCGTCAGGAGCGGCAGGAAGCCATCGCGCGCTTCGAGGAGTTCCTCCGGCGCTACCCCGACGAGCAGCGCTACACGCCGGACGTGATGTTCCGTCTGGCGGAGCTGTACTTCGAGCGCTCCAGCGACGCGCACAACGTCGCCATGCGCGAACACCAGGAGAAGCTGCGCACCCTCCCCGAGAACGCCGAGCCCCCCGCCGAGCCGCAGGTGGACTTCAACCCGTCCATCGCGCTCTACCGGCAGCTGCTCTCCCGCTTCCCGGACTACCGGCTCAACGACGGCGCCTGGTACCTGCTCGGCTACTGCCTGCAGGAGCAGCGGGCCTTCGAAGAGGGCCGCGTCGCCTATCAGCAGATCATCACCCATTACCCCAAGAGCCGCTTCGCCACCGAGGCGTGGGTCCGCATCGGCGAGTACTACTTCGACAACCCGGACACGCTCCCCCAGGCGGCCGAGGCGTACGAAGCCGCCATCCGCAACACCTCGCACCCGCTCTACGACAGGGCCCTCTACAAACTGGGGTGGACGTACTACCGCCTGGACCGCTTCGACGAGGCGGTCGATCGCTTCATCGCGCTGGTGGACTTCTATGAGGCCCAGCGTGCCGCCACGGGCAGTGACGCCGGCGGAGACCTGCGCACCGAGGCGCTCCAGTACACGGCCATCTCCTTCGCCGACGAGCAGTGGGGCGGCCTCGACAAGGCCCGGGCGTACTTCGCGCGGATCGGCCCCCGCCCCTACGAGCCCGAGCTGTATCGGCGCCTGGGGGATGTCTACTTCGACCAGACCAACCACGAGGCGGCCATCGCGGCCTGGCGGCTGGTGCTGGAAAAGGAGCCCCTCGCACCGGACGCCCCCCTGCTCCAACAGAGGATCGTCCAGGCGTACGAGCGCGACCGCAAGCTGACCGAGTCCTCCGCCGAGGCCCAGAAGCTCTCCGAGCTCTACTCGCCCGGCTCCGCCTGGTACCAGAAGCACCAGCGCGATCCGGACGTGCTGGCCACCGCGAACGACCTGACGGAGAAGAGCCTCTACTCCAGCGCCATCTACCACCACCAGCAGGCGCTCGTGTTCAAGCAGGAGGGCAAGGTCGACCAGGCCAAGGCGAGCTTCGAGATGGCCGCCACCGGCTACGGCAAGTACCTGGAGCGCTTCCCTCGCAGCAAGAACGCCTACGAGATCGAGTTCTACGCCGCCGAGTGTCTCTACAACTCGCTGCGGTTCGCCGAGGCGGCCCGGCACTACGAGGCGGTGCGCGACTCGACCCTGGGCAACAAGTACTTCGCCGAGTCGGCCTTCAGCGCGGTGCTCGCCTGGCAGAAGCAGCTCGAGGTGGACATCAAGGCGGGCAAGCAGCCCGAGCCCACGCCGCTGCGCTCCACCGAGCGCCCCGAGGGCCGCGCCGTCACGCCCACCCCGCTCACCCCGCTCGAGGCGAAGCTGGTGGCCGCCTCGGACATCCACGTGGCGAAGCTCCCCACGAGCGAGCGCAACCCCACCCTCGCCTACAAGGCGGCGGAGCTGTACTACGCCCACGACGACTTCCCCGAGGCGCGCCGGCGCTTCGAGGCCATCGTGAAGGCCTGGCCCCAGCACGAGGTGGCCCGCTTCTCCACCAACCTCATCGTGGAGAGCTTCCTCATCGACCAGGACTGGAAGAGCGTCGAGGAGGTCAGCGGCAAGCTCGCCAACAACAAGGACGTCATCGATCCCACGAGCGACCTCCACAAGGACCTGGTCCGCTTCAAGCTCGCCGGCCGCTTCAAGCTCGCCGACCAGCTCCTCGCCGAGGGGAAGTACGAGGAGGCCGCCGCCAAGTACATCGAGCTCGTCGACGAGGCCCCGCGCCACGAGTTCGCCGACAAGGCCCTCAACAACGCCGCCGTGGCCTATGAGAAGACCCAGCGCTTCGACTCGGCCCTCAAGCTCTACGAGCGCATCTTCCGCGAGTACCCCTCCTCGCCGCTCGCCGACGGAGCCCTCTTCCGCGTGGCGGTGAACGCGGAGAACTCGTACGACTTCGACAAGGCGGTGGACAGCTACCAGAAGCTGGTGAAGGACTACCCCGCCTCGAAGGACCGCGAGGCCGCGCTCTTCAACGCCGCGCGCCTGCTCGAGGGTCAGCAGCGCTACGCCGAGGCCGCCGCCGCCTTCCAACGCTACGCCGAGCTCTTCCCCAAGGCCGAGGACGCCCCGCGCAACCAGTACCAGGCCGCGCTCATCCTCGAGAAGCAGCAGGACTGGAAGGGGGAGATCCGCGCGCTGGAGTCCTTCGTGCGCAAGTTCGCCTCCCAGCCCGCGCAGGTGGAGCTCGTGGTGGAGGCCCGGCGCCGCATCGGCGACGCGTGGGCGAAGCAGAAGAACGAGAAGGAGGCCCTGCGCGCCTACGCGGCCTCCGCCGACGAGTTCGACCGCCGCAAGCTCCAGCCGGACACCCACCCGCGCGCCGCGGACGCCGCCGCCTACAGCCGCTTCCACCTCGCCGAGGCGGAGCTGCGCAGGTTCGACGCGCTGAAGATCGGCGGCAAGGGCAAGGCCCTCGAGCGCAGCTTCACCGCCAAGCGCACCGCGGTGAAGTCCGTCAATGACGCCTACGCCCGCGTCTTCCCCTACAAGCGGCTGGAGTGGACGCTCGCCGCGCTCTACCGCCGTGGCTACGCCCTGGAGCGCTTCGCCAACACCATCATCGAGACGCCCGTCCCACCCGACGTGAAGCGGCTCGGCGAGGAGGCCGTGGTCGCCTACCAGGATCTGCTCTCCCAGCAGACCGCGACGCTGGAGGACGCGGCCGTCGAGAGCTACGCCGCCACCCTCCAGGAGGCACGCAAGAGCCGTATCTCCAACGAGTGGACGAAGAAGACGCTCGAATCGCTCCACCGCTTCCGGCCCAAGGAGTATCCGGTGCTCAAGGAGCCCAAGGACGCCATCGCCTCGGATCTGCTCTACCCCGAGGGCCCCCTGGAAGGTGGACAGTGA
- a CDS encoding tetratricopeptide repeat protein has protein sequence MRRLLAPGLLLLSLACATTPGPGPEAGTDAPPTKPSDTSTPDTSTPDTGTPPAATLEKQPTRDTGKKAPPAAESSYKTQAERRPKDDRAWTNLGIVQERMGRNDEAERSYRQALTLKPDQQAAWDNLTRLQCRTGRAAQAESSLREQLQATPGAVAPRIALVQALLCQKKLDAAATEAKRVLKAEERNVRAMQLLAQVYYRERKYELARMVLENARTLAPGEAVTHNALGLVQLALGSKPAALEAFKKASELKPEFAEARNNLGALLNEAQDHEAAARELEAAVQAAPDFVSARLNLGNAYRGLGDFARALAEYQHVLRLAPELPDTLFNLAILHLDAEPPDMDTLVRLQTSLSYFEQYRAKGGKDERVDTYVKDARKGIEKEERRREREKREQLRKAQKAEEDKKKAGGAPPPAPEAAGSGRVAEDKK, from the coding sequence ATGCGCCGACTGCTCGCCCCGGGCCTGCTGCTGCTCTCGCTGGCCTGCGCCACCACGCCCGGGCCCGGCCCGGAGGCCGGGACGGACGCCCCGCCCACGAAACCCTCGGACACGAGCACCCCGGACACGAGCACCCCGGACACGGGCACCCCACCGGCCGCCACGTTGGAGAAGCAGCCGACCCGGGACACCGGAAAGAAGGCGCCTCCCGCGGCGGAGTCCTCGTACAAGACCCAGGCCGAGCGCCGCCCGAAGGACGACCGCGCATGGACGAACCTCGGCATCGTCCAGGAGCGCATGGGCCGCAACGACGAGGCCGAGCGCTCCTACCGGCAGGCGCTGACGCTGAAGCCGGACCAGCAGGCCGCCTGGGACAACCTCACCCGCCTCCAGTGCCGCACCGGACGCGCCGCCCAGGCCGAGTCCTCGCTGCGTGAGCAGCTCCAGGCCACGCCGGGCGCCGTCGCCCCGCGCATCGCGCTCGTCCAGGCCCTGCTGTGCCAGAAGAAGCTCGACGCGGCCGCCACCGAGGCCAAGCGCGTCCTCAAGGCCGAGGAACGCAACGTGCGCGCCATGCAGTTGCTCGCCCAGGTGTACTACCGCGAGCGCAAATACGAGCTGGCCAGGATGGTGCTCGAGAACGCCCGCACCCTCGCCCCCGGCGAGGCCGTCACGCACAACGCCCTGGGGCTGGTGCAGCTCGCGCTCGGGTCGAAGCCCGCCGCCCTGGAAGCCTTCAAGAAGGCCTCGGAGCTGAAGCCGGAGTTCGCCGAGGCGCGCAACAACCTCGGCGCCCTCCTCAACGAGGCCCAGGACCACGAGGCCGCCGCCCGTGAGCTCGAGGCCGCTGTCCAGGCCGCCCCGGACTTCGTCTCCGCCCGGCTCAACCTCGGCAACGCCTACCGCGGCCTGGGTGATTTCGCCCGCGCCCTCGCCGAGTACCAGCACGTGCTCCGCCTCGCCCCGGAGCTGCCGGACACCCTGTTCAACCTCGCCATCCTCCACCTCGACGCCGAGCCCCCGGACATGGACACCCTCGTCCGGCTCCAGACGAGCCTCTCCTACTTCGAGCAGTACCGCGCGAAGGGCGGCAAGGACGAGCGGGTGGACACCTACGTCAAGGACGCCAGGAAGGGCATCGAGAAGGAAGAGCGTCGGCGCGAGCGCGAGAAGCGGGAGCAACTGCGCAAGGCCCAGAAAGCCGAGGAAGACAAGAAGAAGGCCGGCGGTGCCCCTCCCCCTGCCCCCGAGGCCGCCGGCTCGGGTAGAGTGGCCGAGGACAAGAAGTGA
- a CDS encoding AgmX/PglI C-terminal domain-containing protein yields the protein MASPQHSRILRVGLVQDGRILEERHLRQPGDFTVGQDPKNTLVLPLPDLPASFPVFEYRANQYSLVFNEDMKGRVNLGSSDVDFQTLRTQGMAMERGDQYVLPLQESARGLVELDKDLRLLFQFITPPPESEKPQLPPDLQGGSWRTMDRMFFGILAASLLIHFSGAAIIIASEPPPEPELELDQLDDRFARVFLPPPRPEEPKQQAADKAQAEAPEEKKPKESNPDDKPAETASRPANAEEAAARKAEVAKKVAGKGLLKILGSSGSGSGGAFADVLGGSTRSGDIASALAGAGGVGVATEASVGKNGPRGGDTGKVAGIGDLGTSGGGKVDLGSKKEVEVSGRVTSSAPEVESSEVDRDALARYVKNRLRSIQGCYEKELKRNPNLKGKVLVRFSIRPTGRTGEIEIEENTLGNDAVASCIRTVIRGWVFPFKPDDDVSVAYPFVFSPAG from the coding sequence ATGGCTTCCCCTCAGCACAGCAGGATCCTCCGCGTCGGCCTCGTCCAGGACGGGCGCATCCTCGAGGAGCGTCACCTGCGCCAGCCCGGTGACTTCACCGTCGGGCAGGATCCCAAGAACACCCTCGTGCTGCCGCTGCCGGACCTGCCGGCCAGCTTCCCCGTCTTCGAGTACCGGGCCAACCAGTACAGCCTCGTCTTCAACGAGGACATGAAGGGCCGGGTGAACCTCGGCTCCTCGGACGTGGACTTCCAGACGCTGCGCACCCAGGGCATGGCCATGGAGCGCGGCGATCAGTACGTCCTGCCCCTGCAGGAGAGCGCCCGCGGGCTGGTGGAGCTCGACAAGGATCTCCGCCTCCTCTTCCAGTTCATCACCCCCCCGCCCGAGTCCGAGAAGCCGCAGCTTCCCCCGGACCTCCAGGGCGGCTCGTGGCGGACCATGGACCGGATGTTCTTCGGCATCCTGGCCGCCTCGCTGCTCATCCACTTCTCCGGCGCGGCGATCATCATCGCCTCCGAGCCGCCCCCCGAGCCCGAGCTGGAGCTGGATCAGCTGGATGACCGCTTCGCCCGGGTGTTCCTCCCTCCGCCCAGGCCCGAGGAGCCCAAGCAGCAGGCCGCCGACAAGGCCCAGGCGGAGGCCCCCGAGGAGAAGAAGCCCAAGGAGAGCAACCCGGACGACAAGCCCGCCGAGACGGCCTCCAGGCCCGCCAACGCGGAGGAGGCCGCCGCCCGGAAGGCCGAGGTGGCGAAGAAGGTGGCGGGCAAGGGCCTGTTGAAGATCCTCGGCTCCTCGGGCAGTGGCAGCGGAGGCGCGTTCGCGGACGTGCTCGGCGGCAGCACCAGGAGCGGCGACATCGCCTCGGCGCTGGCGGGCGCGGGCGGAGTGGGCGTCGCCACCGAGGCCTCGGTGGGCAAGAACGGGCCCCGCGGAGGTGACACCGGAAAGGTGGCCGGCATCGGCGACCTCGGCACCAGCGGCGGCGGCAAGGTGGACCTGGGCTCCAAGAAGGAGGTCGAGGTCTCCGGCCGCGTCACCAGCTCCGCCCCCGAGGTGGAGAGCTCGGAGGTGGACCGGGACGCGCTCGCCCGCTACGTCAAGAACCGCCTCCGGTCCATCCAGGGCTGCTACGAGAAGGAGCTCAAGCGCAACCCCAACCTCAAGGGCAAGGTGCTGGTGCGCTTCAGCATCAGGCCCACCGGGCGGACGGGGGAGATCGAAATCGAGGAAAACACCCTGGGCAATGACGCGGTGGCCAGTTGCATCCGGACGGTCATCCGCGGCTGGGTGTTCCCCTTCAAACCAGACGACGATGTTTCGGTGGCCTACCCGTTCGTCTTCTCGCCCGCGGGGTAG
- a CDS encoding cyclic nucleotide-binding domain-containing protein, producing MEKLAIISASPLFEMLSSTELAHLAELAEQRRYADGELVFEEGELGDSLYVIVRGEVEVVRGDGGGVLRPLTVLTAPDFFGEMSVIDKEYRSATVRARTEAVLLRLTTQHLATFRQTHRDGFTFVVINIARILSARVREANARLTARQA from the coding sequence ATGGAGAAGCTGGCCATCATTTCCGCATCGCCGCTGTTCGAGATGCTCTCCAGCACGGAGTTGGCGCATCTGGCCGAGCTGGCCGAGCAGCGGCGCTATGCCGACGGGGAGCTCGTGTTCGAGGAGGGAGAGCTGGGTGACAGCCTCTACGTCATCGTTCGCGGCGAGGTGGAGGTGGTCCGCGGCGACGGCGGTGGGGTGCTCCGGCCGCTCACCGTGCTCACCGCTCCGGACTTCTTCGGGGAGATGAGCGTCATCGACAAGGAGTACCGCTCCGCCACGGTGCGGGCGCGCACGGAGGCTGTGCTGCTGCGACTCACCACCCAACACCTGGCCACCTTCCGCCAGACCCACCGAGACGGCTTCACCTTCGTCGTCATCAACATCGCGCGAATCCTGTCCGCGCGGGTTCGCGAGGCCAATGCCCGCCTCACGGCCAGGCAAGCCTGA
- a CDS encoding polysaccharide biosynthesis/export family protein, whose amino-acid sequence MRSPFLLVLLLGALTACRTPASSQALDASTVPPPSAPVASDTGRTLGAGDLVDVRVYQEPDHSGVWAVSSEGTIDYPLCGKIHLAGRTSGTAADVLRECLARYLKHPDVSVVIREYNSKKVFVFGEVQKPGTFSYEEGMTVIEALTLAGGLTKTASPNGTQVARQMEGQQLKIRVPVKDIRDGVEKNFPLQPGDIIFVPESFF is encoded by the coding sequence ATGCGCTCCCCATTCCTGCTCGTATTGCTGCTCGGCGCGCTGACGGCGTGCCGCACTCCCGCTTCCTCCCAGGCGCTCGACGCCTCCACCGTTCCTCCGCCCTCGGCGCCCGTGGCCTCCGACACCGGCCGCACGCTCGGCGCGGGAGACCTGGTGGATGTGCGCGTCTACCAGGAGCCCGATCATTCGGGTGTCTGGGCCGTCTCCTCCGAGGGCACCATCGACTACCCGCTGTGCGGGAAGATCCACCTCGCGGGCCGCACCTCCGGGACCGCCGCGGACGTGCTGCGCGAGTGCCTCGCCCGCTACCTGAAGCACCCCGATGTGTCCGTCGTCATCCGCGAGTACAACTCGAAGAAGGTCTTCGTCTTCGGCGAGGTGCAGAAGCCGGGCACGTTCTCCTACGAGGAGGGGATGACCGTCATCGAGGCGCTCACCCTGGCCGGCGGCCTCACCAAGACGGCCTCGCCCAACGGCACCCAGGTGGCGCGGCAGATGGAAGGCCAGCAGCTGAAGATTCGCGTCCCGGTGAAGGACATCCGCGACGGCGTGGAGAAGAACTTCCCCCTCCAGCCGGGCGACATCATCTTCGTGCCGGAGAGCTTCTTCTAG
- a CDS encoding inositol monophosphatase family protein, with product MSDESPATLRRIAEEGARLAGRVLAERFQGERTIEYKGGIDLVTDADRAAEAAVLGFIRQRYPGHAILAEESGASKGSGLRWIVDPLDGTTNYAHRVPHFCVSVGVEGPDGVLAGAIYNPMLDELFSAARGEGATLNGHPLRASGTTELGHALLCTGFPYDVHQRPEGPVGLLRRFIVRAQGMRRTGSAALDLAYVAAGRFDGFFEFGLKPWDVAAGSLLVSEAGGTMVRIDGAPFQVGIGDVLACAPGLAAQLISESQGFLADIGWTPPAPRA from the coding sequence ATGTCGGATGAATCGCCCGCGACCCTGCGCCGCATCGCCGAGGAGGGGGCCCGGCTCGCGGGCCGCGTGCTCGCCGAGCGTTTCCAGGGCGAGCGCACCATCGAGTACAAGGGAGGTATCGATCTGGTCACCGACGCGGACCGGGCGGCCGAGGCGGCGGTGCTCGGCTTCATCCGCCAGCGCTACCCGGGCCATGCGATCCTGGCCGAGGAGAGTGGGGCCTCGAAGGGCTCGGGCCTGCGGTGGATCGTGGATCCCCTGGATGGCACCACCAACTACGCGCACCGGGTGCCGCACTTCTGTGTGAGCGTGGGGGTGGAGGGGCCGGACGGAGTGCTCGCCGGCGCCATCTACAACCCGATGCTGGACGAGCTCTTCTCCGCGGCGCGAGGGGAGGGGGCCACGCTCAACGGTCATCCCCTGAGGGCCTCGGGCACCACGGAGCTGGGGCACGCGCTGCTGTGCACGGGCTTCCCCTATGACGTGCACCAGCGGCCCGAGGGCCCGGTGGGGCTGTTGCGGCGCTTCATCGTCCGGGCGCAGGGCATGCGGCGCACGGGCAGCGCGGCGTTGGATCTGGCCTACGTGGCCGCCGGCCGCTTCGATGGCTTCTTCGAGTTCGGCCTCAAGCCCTGGGACGTGGCCGCGGGCTCGCTGCTGGTGAGCGAGGCGGGCGGGACGATGGTGCGCATCGACGGGGCCCCCTTCCAGGTGGGAATCGGCGACGTGCTCGCCTGCGCGCCGGGGCTGGCCGCGCAGCTCATCTCCGAGTCCCAGGGCTTCCTCGCCGACATCGGCTGGACGCCCCCGGCCCCGCGCGCCTGA
- a CDS encoding TlpA family protein disulfide reductase: MRPFRLALAVLALSGCAQKMPSLTAPALATSPGGLESAPTPLEFTVKRYPGGEPFSIASDRGSVVLLDVWATWCAPCRDALPMYQDFAKHYASRGLKVYALNVDGDTRGIPAFLEEAKVTLPVLLDANAEVSEKVLRIRGMPTTVLLDRKGVVRYVHEGFAEEFLSKYQAEIEELLAEPAK, from the coding sequence ATGCGTCCCTTCCGCCTCGCCCTGGCCGTGCTCGCGCTCTCCGGTTGCGCGCAGAAGATGCCGTCGCTCACGGCTCCCGCGCTGGCCACCTCCCCGGGGGGGCTGGAGTCCGCGCCCACCCCGCTGGAGTTCACCGTCAAGCGCTACCCCGGTGGTGAGCCCTTCTCCATCGCCAGCGACCGGGGCAGCGTGGTGCTGCTCGACGTATGGGCCACCTGGTGCGCGCCCTGCCGCGATGCGCTCCCGATGTACCAGGATTTCGCGAAGCACTACGCCTCGCGGGGCCTGAAGGTGTACGCGCTCAACGTGGATGGGGACACCCGGGGGATTCCCGCCTTCCTCGAGGAGGCGAAGGTGACGCTGCCCGTGCTCCTCGACGCCAACGCCGAGGTGTCGGAGAAGGTGCTGCGGATCCGCGGTATGCCCACCACGGTGCTGCTTGATCGCAAGGGCGTGGTTCGCTACGTGCACGAGGGCTTCGCCGAGGAGTTCCTCTCCAAGTACCAGGCGGAGATCGAGGAACTGCTCGCCGAGCCCGCGAAGTAG